Sequence from the Ziziphus jujuba cultivar Dongzao chromosome 9, ASM3175591v1 genome:
TGTTGTTATTTGGTTGCAACAATTGCAATGCTAGAGATAGAGATGGTTATGGGGGTAATAATTGGAATTTGCATATACGAGTTGCTGAACAGAAAAATCCGCATtggatttttaaatatcaaaggtTAAGTCTCAAAACCTAACCtttcaatatatttaattgctATTGATATTACAAAACCTTCACtgtaaatagaaaagaaatcaattatTCAAGGAAATCCAGCCTTCCAATTTGAAGCAAAAGAAGAGATCCCTATCGATGTTAATTATGTTATGAGATGTCAAAAACTTTTTATGAAGTTGGTAGCTAAAtgcttttggttttattttatttttttttaattttatttttccccttGATCCTTCTTGTGTAGAGTGTGTTGTATGCATGCTGCAAGACAAGCGAGCTCTTTGAGGCCCTGCCCCCCTTCcctaaatttaattttccttttctggTGTTGTGGACGTATTTGTTTTCTTATCATGGTTAACTGGTTTTGAATCACGTTGAATAATAAAGTCCTTTTGATTTGATCAGGCACATCGATACTGTGGATGTTGTTGCAGTGGAATGCACATCAATCTCAAACTGCCTTGAAAGGAGAATGAAGTATTTGACAGTCTCTGTAATTCTTTTTGTTGACAATCTAGACCAAGCTTTCTTCCCTTCCCTACCATTCTTATAAAGCTTGTCTTGGTAACTGGAACTGTGTTTCTCATATAttcttattttgtaattttattcaaAGTTTTCTGTAACATTTATTTTGTAACTCAGCATATTTGATCAAAGGTGTTTTATTCCTTGTTTATTCGGCTAGTTCGGTTTTGTGTTGACATGAAAATGAAATCAATAAGGTTTCATAATGTTGATTCCTGAAGTTTTGCTCAACCTTTCTGGGTGTGTATTCCTCTCAAAATGCTTAGCTCTACAAACTCACTACTGAAGGACTATCGTGAAGTTGTGAAAAACTTGTAATATCTCTGGTAGCCTTTCAAGTGTGATTGTTTTAAAATTGGCTGGAAACCATTGTTATAAATACATTGTTCGGCTACATCTAATTGTTCTCTTACTACGCAGTTTGGTGATATTCAAGTTCAGAAATAACAAGCTTTCTATGTTTTCTAGgaagaccaaacattgtttcTCAGTTTGCATATTGAGCTTGTCCAAGTCATTCTCATGCAAGAGCTCTTTCGAGTTGCTTGAACGTGCAGGGCTTATTCGGAGGCAAGCTTAAAGCCGTGTAGAACATGATGAACTGTGGTTAAGCATGAGAGTACCCCCCGTTTGACATGTTAGACATGTTGTGCTGTATTGGACTGTAGTGGACTATTTAAAGTTTTACCAGATAAAACTTAAATAGTCCAGTCCAATTTGGTGAGGCCGAACTCATCAAACACATTCTATGGTGGGATAatcaattgtaatttttaagtGAAATACAGATCCAATGGTATCAAAGTATAGAGACAAACAATAAATCGTTGAGAGAgcttttgtaatttcatttaactagaaattcaccaaaaaataaaaaatcattaaactaCAATCCATATTCAAATGAATAAAACCTCACACACTATTATGTTTGGAATTTACTTAAAAGTTAAAACCACCATATTTGCATAGAAATAACTTTGACAAGATTTGGCATATAGAAATTATGAACCATGACAGAGTAAAGAGCGTTTGGAGTGAGGAAAAAAATCTCCTTTTGAaggggggaaaaataaaaagataaaagaacaGGAAAAACTGCATAATCCacatctttttttaataaatataaacaaaacccGATAATTGTCAACTATAATCACGTCAGACAGCCATTTATTTGCAAGTGTTCTGTCTCAAACTAAAGATTCCGCTTTCTTAGCGTCTGAAAATTGAAATACTCGCCATTTGCCATTGCAACAAGGTGTTGACGAGCATttgaaataagaaaacaaaacgtGCATTTTACCTTCCTTAAACAATATCGTAGTTCACTTTGCAATTAACATAAAATGTACTGGTACGAGAAGTCAAAAATTTTGCTCACAAAACATACATCACATAGTTGTGTTACTTTTTTCCAGTACAAATAAACATCAAAGATTGATGAAAAGAGCAAAGTACAAATGAAAGCAAAAATCAGTATATAGTGAGAAGTTGAAATTAGTGTTACAGATTAAACCCACTAACACTGATACTATTTAACTAGCCTAGATTTTACCTGCTAAGTTGATTTCTTTGGCCACTGAACAATAACTTTCACACACTTCAGCAAAAACCTTTTACGCTTTGTGCATCAAGATAGGGTTAAATATGAGAACCTGAAAGTGCTCGAAAGAACTGAAAAACATGTATAATCATCATTCTGCCGCAGCCTCTTCACTCTCATCCCCTTCTGTTCTTATCTCTGGCAAAGTACCCAGGTCGGTGCGAACTTCTTTCTCATCTTGGGAAATATGGGTATCGGAAGAATCAATGGGATCATGTTGAATTGAATCCTCTGTCCCATTTGTGGAGTCCGAACTCTCATCTGTTCCGTCAGATTCACTTCCATTTTCTGATTTCTCATTCTGAGTGGCATCTGTATTCCCCTTCATGACTGAAAGCCTATAACCCTCCTCCACTCCAGCTGTTCCATCAGAGCTTGAAATCTTTCCTGAAACATCATCATCAGGCTTTAGCTTATTAGATGAATCCAAGAATTGTCCAGAGGCCACACTTGCATTATCCACTCCAGTGGAAATTGTGGAATTAATGCTAGATTGGTTGTCCTCGGAAGCTACGCTAGAGTTATTGGTCCCTCCCAGTAACAAGGTGTCTGAATTCTTGCTCTCCCCTGTAGTTGTACCATCTATAGTTACATTTTGAGGATGATCTGAATAAGATACAGAGTCTGTTTCATTCTGCGGAGAGGAGCCAGACATTTGGCTGCCGTCTTCTGTTACGTTCTGGCTCACTTCTACAGTCACTACCGTTGAGCCATTGGTAGCTTTTTCACCAACCTGGAATGAGTTATTGCCTCCTTCCTGTTGACCATCAGACTGCAATGTTGATACAACTTGGCCATCCACATTTTTGGTTGAACTATTATCAGCCTTCTGTTCACCAGCAATAACGATCAAAGTGCCATTACCATCAGTTCCACCTTCTCTCACCATTAATCCTGATTCTTTTTCATGCCCATTAATCTCCTCAGCGTTACGAGATTTGTTCTGTAATTCAAGATTATTTGTTTCTGCGCCCTCATTTGAGTTTTCTGAACTTACATGCTCAGTTTCAGTGCTTATAATTTGGGCATCATGAGCATCATGGGTCACAGCACTGGATGCATCATCAGCCTTGTAATGTTCCTCTCGTGCCTCATGAGTATTTCGAGAACTTCCATCACTATCCTGATCCTCAGATGAATTCTCATCCTCTACTTGAGTTTCTTTATCTTCACTCTCCTTTTCATcgtcttctctctctttctcttcatcTATAAAATCCTCATCATGATCACCTTCCCCCTCTTTTCTCTCTTGCTCATTTTCGTCTATCTCATCATCACCACCTCCTCTTCCATCCTCTTCTATTTCCTCATTcttgttttcttcttcctcttgttCTTCCACTTCATGCTtgttttgttcttcttcttgctcTTCGTCTTcatgcttttcttcttcctctactgatatttcttcttcatcttcttccacgtgcttttcaattttagtagTTATCTCATCAGGATGAAGGTCCTTCCTTCCAAGTTTGATAATCCCATCATCACCCAACTTTCTGTTCGAGGTATTTGCATCATTCTTATCAAATTCCTTCTTCTTATCATGGGAATGCTTGACCTGGTAGATTAACCAGAAGCAAACCCCAAGCAGGAGACAAATCTGCAGGACATGCTTCACCCTAAAGCCTTTGGATCTGTTATTTCGACTAGGTAACCGCTTAAACATGATGGATTATTGCTCAAATCTCCTACCCTTATCCTGACTTCTCTATATGTAAATAGCAAGTATAATAAGCCTGtccaaaatccaaaatataaCATTTGTTAACTTGACATATTACTTGAAGCATTAAAAATGTCTAATTTTACTCCAGAAAAATCTATAATCTAACTAAACTCTATGAATGCTCCAATTTTAATACGAATAACCTTAGACATAAAAAAACCAACTTAATTTAAAGTGtacataaacaatatatatacttCAATTATATTTGATTCTGAAGGTAACCAACTTAATTCAAAGTGTATATCAACAATATCgatattttaattacatttgaatcTGAAAGTGACCTACAAGGAAGGTTTATACTCCTTTCGCTAGCACAAGAAAATTCTAGCATTCCATAATCCTTTAATTTCCCACAGGCTCAAGAGCACCACCCAaagaaaaaattagacaaaaaaccaaaaataagcAGAACAAAGTTCAATTTCATAGAAAATTGCACTAGAGAGAACAACCCAGAATTGGAAATCCAACCAAAACAAGTGGAAGAATGAACTTCCCATGTAAAACCCCAAAAGATCAGAAGTAAAGCcacaaaaagagagagaaaaaaaaaaaagccctagAATCGAAACCACACTATCTAccaaaaagataagaaaagatCAGACCCACGACACGTTAAAAACAGTAATCCCATCTACTTACATTCACAATCGAAACCCATTTCCAATAAAGCAGATTTCAAGTACCAAAACTACTCAGCGGACACTATCAAGCACAGAAAACAATCATatctcacccaaaaaaaaaaacaaattagtgCATCAGACGAAGTGTAAATTGAGTTTGAGTAGTGAGAGGTTTCAGGTAAAAAGCCCTTTGCAGAAGCGATGATGAAAACAAGGGTAAGGAAGCCATAGACGAGCAAAAGGGAGAAGAAGAAAGTACCTGGAGAAGCAAGCGATAGGAGTCAAAGCCCAGTAAAAAGTACAATCCAGGGCTCAAACTCAGACACTTATttatgtactatatatatacttgtggtTTTTATGGGTTTGGATATGAGAGACAGAGGACAAACCGAGCacgtatttcttttatttttattttttattattctttttttctggacgatttcttttattttatttgctacCGAATTAAGTAGGAAATGGTCGGATCCATCACCAACATGAAGCTAAAGAACCTATTTTGTCCTAATGGTTGCTTCCTTTTTTCGTGGTTAAGACTCTATACATTGGCTTTAAAAGATGCTTTATGCtgtatttattaatattccatatatatatatatatataattttaatatgataataaatttataaaaataaaatataaaaaaaattattcataattctcggattaaaaatatcatataaatctAACcgtcataaatatttttatacatagaAAATATCCAATAATTCTATTTGTCATGTCTGTAAGCATTAGTAGCAGCTCTTAGGTTAATGGGATTGTACCAGTAAGAATAGTATTAtctgccaaaaaagaaaaaagaaaaaaaaagcatacaTAATtggataaaaactaaaaagtattttcatgaaaattacaaaaaaggaTAGGCTATCCCATTTTGACAAGCACTAATAAGATTTGATGAACAATATTTAAGGGGAAACAAAGATGACTCAATCACAGCATATGGTGACTGGGAATAAGGAAAAGGAGAGGATTGAAGTTCTGCACCTGCTGTATTTTTgtcataattaatttgatttagaCAGGTTGGAATTAGGTGCATTGATGAAGATTGTTTCCCAATAAATTAGTGTGCctttaattgttttcctttttaaaaaaaaaaaataatttcattaaatttatatatattacaatttgTTATAATTACACTTTAATAACTTCCGAAATCATATTATTTGGTTCAAAGGgctatgcatttttttttttttgacattctAATAAAtcctattttaaaaattattacaaacTGGTTCTTaaagttaataaaatttattaaaaaattgcatttgccctgtaattttttttatacatttttccaattaaattcagtgaaatatattattaaactaaaaaaattttaaatcaaaataaaatttaaaaatgcacCATTTAATCTAACCAAACAgtacaaatgtatttttttttaattttactttataaaaattactTGATCATTTTTTCATaggtctttttattttattttattttgaatctctataatatgcatatattattatttttattttttggaaaaatatatttttatttttaatactttactaatttaataaaagaataatgGTTCTctcttaaataaatttattaaattttaaatttcttcccGAAATTTTAGGATAAAAAAACGTAATAAACTTTggtaaaaacttaaaattttataaacttttttaagagataatattattctttttttttttggggtcaaaaaGATAACTGTTAATCTTTTattaaagtattaaaatatacaaatacattttttaaaaaaatgaaaataataatatgaacatATTATAgagattcaaaaaaaattaaaaaaaaataaagacctATAAAAAAGTGATCAATTAGttcatataatataatgtaatttgCTTTcggaaagtaaaaattttattaaaaaatacatattttatataaaaaaaatacgtaTATGTTTTTTGGTTGGATTAAAAGGTGaggttttatattttattttggttttccctttttttttttttttttagtttactaatctattttattgaattcaattggtaaaaaaaaataaaaaaaataaaaaaaattacgaaGTACTAAAGTACAATTTTTGAACGGTTTGTAAAATTGAAAGTATCAGAgtgtataaaaatttttacagcccctcaacaaaataatataattttagaagaaACTAAAGTGTAATTATCcctcactttttattttttattttaaatatatgttcaTTTGGATTGTCTCAATCGCGCCAGAGATTAAATGCTTTACAATTTTATTCACACTGTTTGGGGTTCTCTTTATTTTGGTTGTTTGTGTAAGAGTtggaaagaaaattcaaaagttGGGTaactaaaattatttgttaacaGATAAAGGTTTGGATactctctttcattttatttgtaaatttatttatttgtttatttatttttatgcttttttgaaAGGGTAAATGTTGTTATTCTATTATCAATTCGATGTGTCCTTGAGAGGGATAGAGCAATGTAGTTGTGATGGATGCTAACAAGGGCCATTGTttgtttgtatatttttttattttttttatagataaacttatattttttattgaataaaaaatatatctttattgGGCTACTTTGAGAAATTTTGACATATTTGGAgtggatatttaaatttcaagtggaaattctatggtgaggacggttcaCATGAGCACCGCAGTATTAGTAactatttttcatagtattaacgacggttttttagaaaaacgtcaccaatactatgaaaaaccgtcaccaatactgtgatcTGCATGAGGACTGTCCGCATCATAAACAGACTGAAATTTCAAATACCTAACAAATTTTCTTAGGGATATTCACGAAGACCACTACTATTATATAGACAAATATCtatcaatttataataaaaaatatgacatGACAAATGATTTGAATACTATTATGCTACAAATTatcttccaatttttttaataaaatatagtaatGTAACAAATGACCTAggttaatatatcaattaatatttaaaattaaaatactaacTGGGAATGTGACGATTATTGTCACCTATCGCTTtaccatattttattataaattagaggaaattcacaaataaataaaatctgaaCTATAGATACTTGGTctaagtttctttttctttctttttttctttttgaaagaaAACTTTTCATTATTAAAGAGAGCAAATACATTAAAACAGCAAAATAAAGGAACACTACAAAAATTACTTATCCTCTGTATTAGCCTTATGtatagttttttggttttttatttttgcaagatCTTTTGTGTAGTTAGTTGAGATACAAGGGGTATAAAAAATGTTCTGTCTTTTGAATGACCTgggaatatatataataaggtccaaatttataaattacaatTTAGAGGTAGATTTATTGTAGAAATGAAAATGCATAGtgaaaatttatatagtatataatccATAagtactattaattttttttatgtaatttacaatttattattattttaaggatTAATTGTACTTTTATACCTTCTATACAACCATAGCAATACTATAAGTCTCAATAAAGTTAGATggtatttatgtaattttttataattcttaTGGCTTTTTATTAAGTATGTGGTGTTACTATTTCTTACTTGCTTTCCAATTAATTAGTACCGATTTTATAAATTTGCTCTCTAAAGTTATGGTTCTAATGGGTAGATATGGTTTTTAGGTAATTTTGTTTTGCTCGCTCTTCAATtgattaattttgcttttacatatttatcattcatatttgtagttataaaataaatgtaatttaatttttagatctttttatttaatctaaTCTTCtacatacatagatatatatatatatatatatatatatatatggatgctTATGTTAAGGTTATTATTTATCAAGAAAGAATTCCTTAGTACTCTCAATCCTTTTCATTTTTGTGGTATTTCTCCTTTTCTcttgctttcatttttattttgtagtttagattatcttttatattatattttacttcATATGCTTGAGTAGTATAGATATTAAAAGGTAGGATTAGACAAACTTTATAATAAAGTTTAAAGAATGTTGATGATTCAGAtaagatgtaataatacaaattAGCCAAATTATTACTGTATGAAGTATTATCAACATTAatgagcccaaaaaaaaaaaaaaaaaaaaaaaaaaaagagaaccacCAACAACTTTAAAGATATGAGAATTTTTGCTTAAATGATATTGAAGTTTTATTGATTAGTAAATATGAGAAAGTTAAAAGGATTGGAATTACTATCATATTTTTACATgatttgaataaatttatatatatttgtttaaattaatttatttgaattcattgatttatataaaaatcattaatatatcTTTAAGTCACACTTATTAGTAACTTAGTAGTATCTATACAATTTTAATactcagtaaaaatatttaaaatacaaaaaaaaacatGATATGTAAAAATTATCATACTGTTCACAAAATGGCACCGAATCCTATGCCAGTAAGACAATTCAATTGGAACAAACTTGTCATTCATACAAAAGGCAATAAACTTAGATAGTAAGCTATGGAAGATGCTATGAGTCTCAATTACTTGTACACTAAACAAATGGAGAAcgataaagaaggaaaaaataaaagaaattttgaagTAAGCAACTTATGACCTAAATAGTTCAATTGGGGCAAAATTGTCATCTATACTAAGGGCTTGTTTGGTATGCAATATTGGATTGTATTGGTATAAATTGTATTGTATTGGATTGTGCTGgaatgtattatattatacttATACTATGTTTGGTGCTTGATTGTATAAAGTAATACAGTGTTTGATATATCTTGGTATTgtactgtattattttttattatttattatttcttaaattattggtcttaaaaaaataaacattacaaaaatatcttatatttctctttccatattattttcattttagaaaaaataaaaacaaaactttgaaaaaaataaaaaattactaaattgacaattaaataaaaacaaaagtctTTCCTCATATTTACTAAGTAATATCTCCAGTACATATTACATATCAAATAACATATCATTAGTTTAATATTTTCGTAACTATGCTCATGACTATTACTCCTACAATGCATCCAATAAGAAAGATTTTCCATCCACTCGAAGTATTTTCATAAATTGGGTGAGATTGATCATTCTCATTGAAGCATATATTTGAAGGAGTCTCTTTTGATGTTGAAGGTATAATATATACTCGTCCTGAGCTTTTTCAACTGAAGAATATGATTTATATATCCTTTGAATCCATTAACTTGTTCTTCACATTCAGGCTATGAGTGATAAATTCCCGTCCTTCAACctttaaaaataacataaacagTTTCACGCGCCATATGCAAtctataaatatagaaaataaaataaaattatatgttacaatataaatcaaattaatatatatatatatatatatagttataacaacacaacataataatattctacataattttttaaacatatgaGTTTAATCATAACACCAAACcacatataatcaaataaaagttaACACAATCAATACCAAAATCCAAAACACTCTAACAAATAATGTTTACATAATCtaaattacaattaaataaagTTTATAGAATGCAACCACAAAGCAATACAACAAAGTTAGTCATTCAAGCTTGATGAATCTCCTCTCAATTGGCGAAGTAACCTCCGTACAAATATCTCTCTAACTGGCCCATGAGTGGACCTAAACATAGGAGGATAATGAGGTTTCTGTACTATAACACCAAATACATCCAGTTGATCCTCAACAGATAGTCCCATATCTTTTAATTCATTAGAAATATCAGATAAATCTTCATGACCTTTCACGAGGGTATCTGCTATCACCTTCAATTGATCAATAGATTTGTCAAACATTTGCTGAAATGAAGCCAATAAAACGTCCTCTGCATTGTTACAAtccactctttttttctttttatgggtTGAAGTAGCAGTTTCCCTATTTTGCACAGAAGTTGGAGAGCTCTCTTCTATGTCAATAGCATTTATGTTATTATCTTCTCTATTTACCTCTTCAACCATATCAATAGGAGTTAGTTGCCCTTCCAGTTATTGGCCAATCTATCAAATATAAGGAATTGTTTTCCTCTCCATTCTTCAGCATTTTTGTTATGCTACAacacaagaaattaaaattaattatattgttacactctaaatattatatcaaataaatttatctatAGCCTTAAGTTAAACCTTAACATAATCATCCCATGCCTCATCGCTATCCACCTCAACACATTTGAGCACATCATTCCATGCAACCACTTGTGTTAAGCATGTCAAAAACAATTCCATATTGTTTTTTCTAATGTCTCAATCTTGAACCGATATGAGGATTAGCTTTTATCCCCAAATTAGGAAATTATCCTTCCAAAGCCTTCTAAACATGGACCATTGTTCCAAATTTGAAAGATCTATTATCACATCGAAATCCAAATAGTACTACATCTTTAAGTATAGATAATAAAGCATTTTCTTTAGCCTTACTCCATGATCATCTTGATTTTGATTGACTACTTTGTCCCAtcattcctatatatatatgtgtacatatatgcatattaataattttaaacacatttacaacaaattatatataagcaAATAAACAAGTACAAACATCAATTAGACTAATATACTTTAATagcaaaaatatacataatgttAACATATCAAAACAATCCTTCTATTACTAGATatcaaatattgaaatataagTTAATGGTGCCTATTCCCTCTCCACTCTTTATATATTTGACTTGCTAAGTTATTCTTCCAAGTTGACCATTCATTTGAAGATTCAATTGTACCAGTTGTGCCTAATCTTtcgctttcttcattttctaaatttctaTCATTTATATTTGCTTTACTTTCCATTGGATCGGCAGACATTTCATCTCTAATAAGGTTATGTAACAAGCAACATGCAGTAATTATTTGGCATTGAGTTTTAATAAGGTAAAATGCTGGACTCCTTAAAATGCCCCATCGCATCTTAAGCAATCCAAAACATCTTTCTATAACATTCCTTGCTGAAGcatatttcatattaaaatactCCATAGGATTAGTAGGTTGACCACCCTCTCTCCATTCCGATAAATGATATCAAGTTTCTTTATAAGGTGCAAGAAACTCCTCCCCATTTGTGTACCCACCATCAACAAGGTAATAATCTCCTATATTATGAAGAAAAACATTAGTTTctgtatgtttttttattttattacttaatCACTTATATTATACAAATCTTTATATACTTGTGGGGACTTTTAACCCATTCGGCCTAGTTACTGCATCCCGAAGTACTCTAGATTTAGAAGCAGAACCTTCCCACCACAGTAAAACAAAGATAAACTTCATGTCACAGGAGCAAACCCCTAGAACATTGGTTGCAATTTCTCCTTTTCTAGTTCGGTAACTTAGTTTATCATGTTTATACATATGAACCTTAATATAAGTTTCATGCAATGCACCCAAATAATTCtatgtaaattataaataattagtaTATAAACAACATAATgcaaatatgttaaaaattttcTACACTTTTATTAGCTTCCCTTAAACCATCTCCATCTCTCATCGATACAATTTTTAGGAACTGGTTTTGGAATATAAAGTAATTTACTTTACAACTGTAATACACCATGTAATATAGAATTGAAATACCTACTAATTGTTTCTCATGATTTCTTAAATCTATTGCCAACTGTACGATTTTTTACATAGTGAGCAAGTTTATGTAAGACCATGCACACTTGCTCCTCTAAGGATCCTATACCATCTTTCTTTATCCTTCCATTACTACGAAGTAActcacataatattccaaaaGTTCTTCTATCCACTCGAAGTTGATTTATACATTCTAAATCACTATTGCCTATTATACTATCTAAATAACTCAATCTTGTCTCATGCCTAATAAAGCTTCGGTCTCTAAGTATATGATTATTATAATGCCTTTGTTTTCTCTTTAGTATCCACAATATTATCATCAACATTAAACTCATCATGTGTAAATGCCACACTCGTATGATTAGAAacgcaaataattttttttgatccATATCTATccataagaaaaagaaaggtaaattaatattatatatttctattaaaCTAAaggacaaaattaaagaaaatcatatataaatcaatattattCATTTCTTCTCATTCATTTCTTCTCAACTAAAgggtaaaactaaaataaatcatatataaatcaatattatattcCCTTATATGTAAGAGTGCCAAACTTCTTTTCAacacatatataaattcaaatggGGTATCACGTATTGAACACAAGGTCTATTGATAAGTAAGGTTTTGATATATACCATTTTAAATTATGACTATCGATCTAAAAAATTAGAGCTtataagaaatataattttttcaatatgtttAACTTCTATATATGTAGGCTTTGAGTATATGTTTACATTCCTAAAATATGAACAAAAAGATAAACACTAAGAAAAGGTATAAGacctaatattttaattataaactcCTAACAGGCTATGGTAGACAAAAACAACTAGCCTACTTGCTGGCCCATTTCATCCaatatatcaaaagaaaataacTCACTACAATAGTAGCTACAGTAATTGGCCCACTTGCTGGCCCTTTGATTATTACCTACGAATTCTCAGGTTTCCGAGATTGACATCTATCAATATCTCTAACCAATATAATCTGTTTGAAAGCTAAAGCTTTACAAAATTTCCACTACctatattacttttttcttaGGCCTcattgaaatttgttttttcatacttttattTAAAGCTTGCTAATGGTTTTCCAAATGAtgaagcaaataataatattcgaggaaaaataaattaaataataaattcaaggaaaaaaactaacaatattTTAGgttaaaattgagatttttttttttttttgggtttccatATATAGAGATAAATCAAGCTAGCTACTTAGATGTCTCTAGAGAAAAGAAGATATTAAAAAGTGTTCCAAGGGAGGAACAAACAGCAGA
This genomic interval carries:
- the LOC107407900 gene encoding uncharacterized protein LOC107407900, whose product is MFKRLPSRNNRSKGFRVKHVLQICLLLGVCFWLIYQVKHSHDKKKEFDKNDANTSNRKLGDDGIIKLGRKDLHPDEITTKIEKHVEEDEEEISVEEEEKHEDEEQEEEQNKHEVEEQEEEENKNEEIEEDGRGGGDDEIDENEQERKEGEGDHDEDFIDEEKEREDDEKESEDKETQVEDENSSEDQDSDGSSRNTHEAREEHYKADDASSAVTHDAHDAQIISTETEHVSSENSNEGAETNNLELQNKSRNAEEINGHEKESGLMVREGGTDGNGTLIVIAGEQKADNSSTKNVDGQVVSTLQSDGQQEGGNNSFQVGEKATNGSTVVTVEVSQNVTEDGSQMSGSSPQNETDSVSYSDHPQNVTIDGTTTGESKNSDTLLLGGTNNSSVASEDNQSSINSTISTGVDNASVASGQFLDSSNKLKPDDDVSGKISSSDGTAGVEEGYRLSVMKGNTDATQNEKSENGSESDGTDESSDSTNGTEDSIQHDPIDSSDTHISQDEKEVRTDLGTLPEIRTEGDESEEAAAE